A window from Flavobacterium sp. 83 encodes these proteins:
- a CDS encoding glycosyltransferase family 4 protein, translated as MKILHILNGTDIGGIERFVYYLAKAQSKNKSLEVGVFFCKKEGELISLFLDIDIKRYFIDIDAFDLNLVKYTKMNSIAKHYDVVHIHSFRPIRDLLFYFNSNKVIFTNHSVLGFGRAVKRTDFLKWSLFKFFSNRKKIFLTFNSKYTEDFWRKRGVKNENSSIIYNGVSFRDVKNRDLRSVLNLNDKFIIGTSSRLIEWKRIDLLIKAFCVFQHNKKSAFLLIVGDGNEKGRLQELVKSLGMSEKVLFTGNVINVEDYQFMMDVCVFPSTTEAFGLVAIECMEYGKPVLVMADGGGITEVVEKLDESNVCDDMDSLIENLERYFNNQDLLKGKYFEERVAFSKEFDMNLKENEFFDVYKLMLCNKK; from the coding sequence ATGAAAATACTTCATATACTGAACGGTACTGATATAGGTGGCATAGAAAGATTTGTTTATTATTTAGCAAAGGCTCAGTCTAAAAACAAATCTTTAGAAGTAGGAGTGTTTTTTTGTAAAAAAGAAGGTGAATTAATATCTTTGTTTTTAGACATTGACATAAAAAGGTATTTTATAGATATAGATGCATTTGATTTAAATTTAGTTAAATATACAAAGATGAATTCAATTGCAAAGCACTATGATGTTGTACACATACACTCTTTTAGACCTATAAGAGATTTATTGTTTTATTTTAATAGTAACAAGGTAATATTTACTAATCATAGTGTACTTGGTTTTGGTAGAGCTGTAAAAAGAACAGATTTTTTAAAATGGAGTTTGTTTAAATTTTTTTCGAATCGTAAAAAAATTTTTTTAACGTTTAATTCAAAGTATACCGAAGATTTCTGGAGAAAGAGAGGGGTTAAAAATGAAAACTCTTCAATTATCTACAATGGAGTCAGTTTTAGAGATGTAAAGAATAGGGATTTAAGAAGTGTTTTAAATTTGAATGATAAATTTATTATAGGTACTTCAAGTAGATTAATTGAATGGAAAAGAATTGATTTACTTATTAAGGCATTTTGTGTTTTTCAGCATAATAAAAAAAGTGCTTTTCTACTTATTGTTGGTGATGGTAATGAAAAAGGGCGGCTTCAGGAATTAGTAAAATCGTTAGGCATGAGTGAAAAAGTATTATTTACTGGTAATGTAATTAATGTTGAAGACTACCAATTTATGATGGATGTTTGTGTTTTTCCGTCAACGACAGAAGCTTTTGGTCTTGTTGCAATAGAATGTATGGAGTACGGAAAGCCTGTGTTGGTTATGGCGGATGGTGGCGGAATTACTGAAGTTGTAGAGAAATTAGATGAATCAAACGTTTGTGATGATATGGATTCTTTAATTGAAAACCTCGAAAGATATTTTAATAATCAAGATTTATTAAAAGGTAAATATTTTGAAGAAAGAGTTGCTTTTTCTAAAGAGTTTGACATGAATTTAAAAGAAAATGAATTCTTTGATGTTTACAAGTTAATGTTATGTAATAAAAAGTAG
- a CDS encoding glycosyltransferase codes for MKAKEDFIFSFIIPVYNAECFISQCVDSIIDSNTVGVTIEIILVNDGSTDGSNDILMKYFKKFSFVKVFTKENGGVSSARNRGLEEASGEYICFVDCDDMVSSNYISNLIMYGIVSKPDVIQIGFTRESNTRSYNVSPKRNRRYENLNDFFRKESYTHAVWSYVFKRSLIVDNNIVFDNKLHYSEDQDFIIKVFANSKNVFTNKGVLYFYKDIASSAVNKSVTRERALAQLKVILNLVSTVPILYKYHRQVVSDLLDDYFIYSGKVQGFPYQDVLKEYKLFAGFVEKKNFVNFPYFKMYMPLYFGRLYFISVSPCIRIKKSFLRLYKKCLY; via the coding sequence ATGAAAGCAAAAGAGGATTTTATCTTCTCATTTATAATTCCAGTTTACAATGCTGAATGTTTTATTTCACAATGTGTTGACTCAATTATCGACAGTAATACAGTAGGAGTTACGATAGAAATTATTCTGGTTAATGATGGGTCAACGGATGGGAGTAATGATATTTTAATGAAATATTTTAAAAAATTTTCTTTTGTAAAGGTTTTTACGAAGGAAAATGGAGGGGTGTCTTCTGCAAGGAATCGTGGATTAGAAGAAGCAAGTGGAGAGTATATTTGTTTTGTTGATTGTGATGATATGGTTAGTTCTAATTACATTAGTAATCTGATTATGTACGGTATTGTAAGTAAACCAGATGTAATACAAATTGGCTTTACAAGAGAGTCAAATACTCGCAGCTATAATGTAAGTCCAAAGAGAAATAGAAGATATGAGAATTTAAATGATTTTTTTAGGAAGGAGTCATATACACACGCAGTTTGGTCGTATGTATTCAAACGTAGTTTAATAGTCGATAATAATATCGTGTTCGACAATAAATTGCATTACTCTGAGGATCAAGATTTTATAATAAAAGTATTTGCTAATTCAAAAAATGTCTTTACGAATAAGGGAGTTTTGTATTTTTATAAAGATATAGCTTCCTCTGCGGTTAATAAAAGTGTTACTCGAGAAAGAGCATTAGCTCAGCTAAAGGTAATATTGAATCTTGTATCAACCGTTCCTATATTATATAAATATCACAGGCAGGTGGTTAGTGATTTGTTAGATGACTATTTTATATATAGCGGAAAAGTACAAGGTTTTCCTTATCAGGATGTACTTAAAGAATATAAGCTTTTTGCTGGGTTTGTAGAAAAGAAAAATTTTGTTAATTTTCCTTATTTTAAAATGTATATGCCTCTTTATTTTGGTAGGCTATACTTTATAAGCGTTAGTCCGTGCATAAGGATAAAAAAAAGCTTTTTGAGGCTTTACAAAAAATGTTTATACTAA
- a CDS encoding VpsF family polysaccharide biosynthesis protein (VpsF, distantly related to oligosaccharide ligases, is encoded next to the probable flippase VpsE.), producing the protein MVISNYKYKYWFYSIIICTLFFGTNVLYVLGWMTGTSNVSSYQLLLPQFYLAVLLIFFMNKKNVLRKSREELIVVVVLCCMVLFMVILGNTGSMSSIPNGLLLPVLISIIIKHMPRSITKNLRSLLLFFLICNSAMAILERVLNFNFFPFTGSYIITDWVSEDTSFRSTAFQNHPLNNALMTSILMSFVLIDAEISIWKKYAYLLSGFLSLLCFNTRSSIVLWAIVLVCYFVLNLSSRKTSMKQIKPLIIIAFSLVIMTIFYFFITLNWGDRLLNIDVTSDKSALARFEIWSIFDHYSIMDFLFGMSSDEYNNILSIMSFGHVENYWIIFVIRYGLIFTFLFTFAYFKLFKSLLSFYRTRDVIFISIIFLFLSSTNNSLAFNDQVLSVFLLCCYAFMPYLSSRYAYNK; encoded by the coding sequence ATGGTAATTTCTAATTATAAATATAAATATTGGTTTTATAGTATTATTATTTGTACCCTTTTTTTTGGTACTAATGTTTTGTATGTTTTAGGGTGGATGACGGGAACATCTAACGTGTCTTCTTATCAGTTACTTTTGCCACAGTTTTACCTTGCGGTTCTTCTTATATTTTTTATGAATAAGAAGAATGTTCTTCGAAAAAGTAGAGAAGAGTTGATTGTGGTAGTTGTATTATGCTGTATGGTGTTATTCATGGTTATACTGGGTAACACCGGGTCTATGTCGAGCATTCCAAATGGATTATTGCTTCCTGTATTGATATCTATAATTATAAAACATATGCCTAGGTCCATTACGAAAAACCTAAGGTCGTTGCTTTTATTTTTTCTTATTTGTAATAGTGCAATGGCCATATTAGAGAGAGTTTTGAATTTTAATTTTTTTCCTTTTACTGGAAGTTATATTATTACAGATTGGGTATCAGAAGATACTAGCTTTAGAAGTACTGCCTTTCAAAATCATCCATTAAATAACGCATTAATGACCTCAATTTTAATGTCATTCGTCTTAATAGACGCTGAAATTTCTATTTGGAAAAAATATGCATATCTATTGAGTGGATTTCTGTCTTTGTTATGTTTTAATACACGTAGCTCCATAGTTTTATGGGCGATAGTTTTAGTGTGTTATTTTGTGCTGAATTTGTCAAGTAGAAAGACGAGCATGAAACAGATTAAGCCGTTAATTATTATTGCTTTTTCTTTGGTAATTATGACTATTTTTTATTTTTTTATAACTTTAAATTGGGGCGATAGATTATTGAATATTGATGTGACATCTGACAAAAGTGCATTAGCAAGATTTGAAATTTGGTCTATATTTGATCATTACAGTATTATGGATTTTCTCTTTGGTATGTCATCTGATGAATACAATAATATTCTTTCAATAATGAGTTTCGGGCATGTTGAGAATTACTGGATTATTTTCGTAATTAGATATGGTCTTATATTTACCTTTCTTTTTACTTTTGCTTATTTTAAGTTATTTAAGTCATTACTGAGTTTTTATAGGACTCGAGATGTTATTTTCATTTCGATTATTTTTCTTTTTCTTAGTTCAACAAATAATTCGTTGGCATTTAATGACCAAGTTTTGAGTGTTTTTTTACTTTGCTGCTATGCATTTATGCCCTATTTAAGTAGTAGGTATGCATATAATAAATAA
- a CDS encoding polysaccharide pyruvyl transferase family protein produces the protein MKIAILTQPLAHNYGGILQAYALQKILKDLGHEVITIDRQNKKDILKTLRYFKNATYDRIVNKRKPFFSKRQIDYVYKNTIQFIHSNINRSEYIDNTLDLKSHFHKNNYDAIIVGSDQTWRPIYSPNIYNYFFDFLQDNAKIRKISYAASFGTDKWEFSDIETEKCKHLIQQFDAISVREYSGVDLCKQYFNSSAQVVLDPTLLLKKEDYIKVIDSSRRDLKPVNGIFTYILDKTANKTTLIKNASSLLGLPVFSNQPKEVYGKSSCMEVENYLYPPVEGWLNSFLKADFVIADSFHGIIFSIIFNKNFIAIGNKERGLSRFNSLLKLFDLEHRLIDEEGELAENLLYDEIDYVKVNSVLDKWRNESVDFLKNNL, from the coding sequence ATGAAAATCGCAATTTTAACACAACCTCTTGCGCATAATTATGGAGGTATTCTTCAGGCTTATGCATTACAAAAAATTCTAAAAGATTTAGGTCACGAAGTGATCACCATAGATAGGCAAAACAAAAAAGATATTCTAAAAACATTACGTTATTTTAAAAATGCTACATACGATAGGATTGTAAATAAACGAAAACCTTTCTTTTCAAAAAGACAAATTGACTATGTTTATAAAAATACAATACAATTTATTCATAGTAATATTAATAGGTCGGAATATATTGATAATACACTAGATTTAAAAAGTCATTTTCATAAGAATAATTATGATGCTATAATTGTAGGTAGTGATCAAACATGGAGACCCATATATTCCCCAAATATCTATAATTATTTTTTCGATTTTTTGCAAGATAATGCCAAAATAAGAAAGATCTCTTATGCCGCATCGTTTGGAACTGACAAATGGGAATTTTCAGATATTGAAACTGAAAAGTGCAAACATTTAATCCAACAATTTGATGCAATTTCAGTAAGAGAGTACTCAGGAGTTGATCTTTGCAAGCAATATTTTAATTCTAGTGCTCAAGTTGTTTTAGACCCAACTCTATTGTTAAAAAAAGAAGATTATATAAAAGTTATTGATTCTTCCAGAAGGGATTTAAAGCCGGTAAATGGGATTTTTACTTATATTTTGGACAAAACGGCGAATAAGACCACATTGATTAAGAACGCCTCATCATTGCTTGGTTTACCTGTGTTTTCAAATCAACCAAAAGAAGTGTATGGCAAGTCAAGTTGTATGGAAGTAGAAAACTATCTATATCCTCCCGTTGAAGGCTGGTTAAATTCATTTTTAAAAGCTGATTTTGTTATTGCTGACTCATTTCATGGAATTATTTTTTCAATTATATTTAATAAAAATTTTATTGCTATTGGAAATAAAGAACGAGGATTATCGAGGTTCAATAGTTTATTGAAGCTTTTCGATTTAGAACACCGATTGATTGACGAAGAAGGAGAGCTTGCTGAAAACCTTTTGTATGACGAAATCGATTATGTAAAAGTTAATAGTGTTTTGGATAAGTGGAGAAATGAGTCTGTCGATTTTCTGAAAAATAATTTATAA
- a CDS encoding glycoside hydrolase family 88 protein: MNFTISKQKLLIILIVSIALNLLVFIIDTFPFIYPKLENFQDNNTILGVSNPEEQIASKSLEIAKSNILVMGAEHKGFTETIFNLRRGDYHSGDWKTYNYPKAFLYYGLSEYFIEKGNRKSLNEFKIIFDKLIDNQGNPIFDFDKVDQVPFGSAALNLYKFYKEDKYLNFSNLVYKKLLSMSDKNGIIMYRKELDFQLDDVLGMVVPFLMEYDKIKHDGKSVSIAKKQLDFYIKYGVDKETFLPTHGIVLKSKIKIGPTNWGRGIGWYLLALSKYSTITGEYKKELTGLLSSLDSLKTKEGFWTQFPGSSNNFDASPTAMFMYSISLTNKNIYKKADVLKKLGIYISKEGLIKFTSGDTHGINDYSKSFGYSEFSQGMLLLLLSNIQ; this comes from the coding sequence ATGAATTTTACAATTTCAAAACAGAAATTATTAATTATTCTAATTGTTTCTATTGCCTTAAATCTATTGGTTTTTATAATTGATACTTTCCCATTTATATATCCAAAACTCGAAAATTTTCAAGATAATAACACAATTCTTGGTGTTAGTAATCCTGAGGAACAAATTGCAAGTAAATCCCTTGAAATTGCTAAATCTAATATTTTAGTTATGGGTGCTGAACATAAAGGTTTTACAGAGACGATATTTAATTTGAGACGAGGTGATTATCATTCGGGTGATTGGAAAACATATAATTACCCAAAGGCCTTTTTATATTATGGATTGTCTGAATATTTTATTGAGAAAGGTAATCGAAAATCATTAAACGAATTTAAAATTATATTCGATAAATTAATTGACAATCAAGGTAATCCAATATTTGATTTTGATAAAGTTGATCAAGTCCCTTTTGGATCGGCAGCGCTAAATTTATACAAATTTTATAAAGAAGATAAATATTTAAATTTTTCGAATTTGGTTTATAAAAAATTATTATCAATGTCCGATAAAAATGGTATTATAATGTATCGAAAAGAATTAGATTTTCAACTTGATGATGTATTGGGAATGGTCGTTCCTTTTTTAATGGAATATGATAAAATTAAACATGATGGTAAGTCGGTAAGCATAGCAAAAAAACAATTGGATTTTTATATTAAATATGGTGTTGACAAAGAAACATTTTTACCAACTCATGGTATAGTGTTGAAATCCAAAATAAAAATAGGTCCTACTAACTGGGGTAGGGGGATTGGGTGGTATTTGTTAGCTTTGTCAAAATACTCTACAATCACGGGTGAATATAAGAAAGAGTTAACAGGCCTATTAAGTAGTTTGGATTCCTTGAAAACAAAAGAAGGTTTTTGGACTCAATTTCCGGGTAGTTCAAATAATTTTGATGCGTCACCAACAGCAATGTTTATGTACAGCATTAGTTTGACAAATAAAAATATTTATAAAAAGGCTGATGTTTTGAAGAAACTTGGAATATATATATCTAAAGAAGGTTTAATTAAATTTACGTCTGGAGATACTCATGGCATTAATGATTATTCTAAATCATTTGGTTATAGCGAGTTCTCACAAGGAATGCTATTATTATTGTTGAGTAATATTCAGTAA
- a CDS encoding lipopolysaccharide biosynthesis protein produces the protein MTNSGNNKRIAKNTFILYIRMFFTMGVSLYTSRVVLNTLGVQDYGVYSIVGGIVTLFSFFNSAMTSATQRFLAFDIGKNDLEQLKKTFNATLNIHISIAILVLVLAETIGLWFVNHKLNLPLDRMVAVNWVYQFSVFTFLLGIIQVPYDALIVAREKMDIYAYMAIVEVFLKLIIVYLLVVFSYDKLILYAGLLFLISFIVRTGHKQYCKWQYEESKYQFYYDKSFYKVLLSYSGWNLFGNIAGVARGQGLNILLNLFFGTVLNAAYGISMQVQTTVQGFVSNFQMAINPQIIKQYAAGNRQQCLKLIFQSAKFSYFLMFIIACPILFNINFILELWLKNPPKYTSVFVTLSIISILIECISGPLMIGAQLTGDIKWYQITMGSFVFLCLPISYLLLRCYSNPSIIFIVIITVNAISLLWRLLFLKKMINLDVKSFSLKVLSKIIVVTAIAVLAFHFMNISIQNSYLDFFVKSITLTIINLISIYFIGLDNSEKTLITSFIKTKIK, from the coding sequence ATGACTAATTCAGGAAATAACAAACGAATTGCCAAAAATACATTCATTCTCTACATCAGAATGTTTTTTACAATGGGGGTAAGTTTATATACTTCGAGAGTAGTTTTAAATACATTAGGAGTACAAGATTATGGGGTTTATAGTATTGTAGGTGGAATTGTCACTTTGTTTAGCTTCTTCAATAGCGCCATGACTTCGGCAACCCAACGATTTTTGGCTTTTGATATAGGAAAAAATGATTTGGAACAATTAAAAAAAACCTTTAATGCCACACTTAATATTCATATTTCGATAGCTATTTTGGTATTAGTGTTAGCAGAGACAATAGGGTTGTGGTTTGTAAATCATAAATTAAATTTGCCTCTAGATAGGATGGTAGCAGTTAATTGGGTGTATCAGTTTTCTGTTTTTACTTTTCTTTTGGGAATCATACAAGTTCCCTATGATGCTTTGATTGTAGCCAGAGAAAAGATGGATATTTATGCCTATATGGCCATTGTAGAGGTGTTTTTGAAATTAATAATCGTTTATCTTTTGGTTGTGTTTTCTTATGATAAATTAATACTTTATGCTGGTTTATTGTTTCTGATATCTTTTATTGTAAGGACAGGACATAAACAGTATTGCAAGTGGCAATATGAAGAGAGTAAATACCAATTTTATTATGACAAATCTTTCTACAAAGTTTTATTGTCCTATTCAGGTTGGAATTTGTTTGGGAATATAGCAGGAGTAGCCCGGGGACAAGGTTTAAATATATTATTGAATCTTTTTTTCGGAACTGTTTTAAATGCTGCTTACGGAATTAGTATGCAAGTACAAACAACAGTGCAAGGTTTTGTGTCTAATTTTCAAATGGCTATAAATCCTCAAATCATTAAACAGTATGCAGCAGGAAATAGACAACAATGTTTAAAGTTGATTTTTCAGAGTGCTAAATTTTCTTACTTTTTAATGTTTATTATTGCCTGTCCCATTCTTTTTAATATTAATTTTATTTTAGAATTATGGTTAAAAAATCCACCGAAATACACTTCTGTTTTCGTGACTTTAAGTATAATTAGTATATTGATAGAATGCATTTCGGGACCTCTTATGATTGGTGCTCAGCTAACAGGTGATATAAAATGGTATCAGATAACAATGGGGTCATTTGTATTTTTATGTTTGCCAATATCTTATTTACTCTTAAGATGTTATAGCAATCCCTCAATAATTTTTATTGTAATTATTACAGTAAATGCGATTTCATTATTATGGAGATTATTATTTTTGAAAAAAATGATAAATCTAGATGTTAAATCGTTCTCATTAAAAGTGTTATCAAAAATAATTGTAGTGACTGCGATTGCAGTATTAGCTTTTCATTTTATGAATATTTCAATCCAAAATTCTTATTTAGATTTTTTTGTAAAATCAATAACTTTAACAATTATAAATTTAATTTCAATTTATTTTATAGGTTTAGATAATAGTGAAAAAACCTTAATAACATCATTTATAAAAACTAAAATTAAATGA
- the gmd gene encoding GDP-mannose 4,6-dehydratase has protein sequence MSAVQKTAFITGVTGQDGAYLSEFLLKKGYIVHGLKRRSSLFNTDRIDHLYQDPHVDHRNFFLHYGDMTDSTNLISLIKEIQPDEIYNLAAMSHVAVSFETPEYTGNADGLGTLRILDAVRLLGLEKKTRIYQASTSELYGKVQEVPQSETTPFYPRSPYAVAKMYAFWITVNYREAYGMYACNGILFNHESPIRGETFVTRKITRATSRIALALQDKLYLGNLDAKRDWGHAKDYVRMMWMILQADEAEDWVIATGKTTPVRDFVRMSFAEVGIELEFVGEGVEEKGYIKSCSNPAFQLEIGKEVLAVDPKYFRPTEVDLLIGDPTKAKTKLGWECKYDLPALVKDMMQSDLKLMRKEQYLKDGGYATLNYFE, from the coding sequence ATGAGTGCAGTACAAAAAACAGCATTTATTACTGGGGTAACAGGACAAGACGGGGCTTACCTAAGTGAGTTTTTATTAAAAAAAGGATACATCGTCCACGGATTAAAAAGACGTTCGTCTTTATTTAATACGGATCGTATTGACCATTTGTACCAAGATCCACATGTAGATCATCGAAACTTCTTTTTACATTACGGTGACATGACGGATAGTACTAATTTGATTAGTCTGATTAAAGAAATCCAGCCCGATGAAATTTATAATTTAGCTGCAATGAGTCATGTGGCTGTTTCTTTTGAAACACCTGAATATACTGGGAATGCGGATGGATTGGGAACTTTGCGTATCCTTGATGCCGTTCGTTTATTAGGGTTAGAAAAAAAGACCCGTATTTATCAAGCTTCCACTTCGGAGTTGTATGGTAAAGTACAAGAAGTACCACAATCAGAAACAACACCATTTTACCCTCGTTCGCCTTATGCTGTGGCTAAAATGTACGCTTTTTGGATTACAGTAAACTATAGAGAAGCGTATGGCATGTATGCCTGTAATGGTATTTTGTTTAATCATGAATCTCCTATTCGTGGGGAAACTTTCGTAACGCGTAAAATTACAAGAGCGACTTCTAGAATTGCATTGGCTTTACAAGATAAATTGTATTTAGGAAACTTAGATGCTAAAAGAGATTGGGGACATGCCAAAGATTACGTTCGCATGATGTGGATGATTTTGCAGGCTGATGAAGCAGAGGATTGGGTCATTGCTACAGGAAAAACGACTCCAGTGAGAGATTTTGTTCGAATGAGTTTTGCAGAAGTAGGCATTGAGTTAGAATTTGTAGGAGAAGGGGTTGAAGAAAAAGGCTATATTAAATCGTGTAGCAATCCAGCATTCCAACTGGAGATTGGAAAAGAAGTATTAGCAGTTGATCCTAAATATTTTAGACCGACCGAAGTTGATTTGTTGATTGGTGATCCAACCAAAGCGAAAACAAAACTAGGCTGGGAATGCAAATATGATTTACCAGCCTTGGTAAAAGATATGATGCAGTCAGACTTGAAATTGATGCGAAAAGAACAATACCTAAAAGATGGCGGGTACGCTACATTGAATTATTTTGAATAA
- a CDS encoding GDP-L-fucose synthase produces the protein MSKGTKIYIAGHNGMVGSAIWRMLTEKGYTNLIGVSSKELDLRKQQEVAAFMANEKPEVIIDAAAKVGGILANNDFPYQFIMENMQIQNNLIDTALQSGVEKFIFLGSSCIYPKRAPQPLKEEYLLTDTLEPTNEWYAIAKITGVKTCQAIRKQFGKDYVSLMPTNLYGTHDNFDLNTSHVLPAMIRKFHEAKINNNAPVTLWGSGTPMREFLFVDDMAQSVVFALENKLPDYLYNIGTGEDLTIKQLSETIQKIIGHQGEIIWDSSKPDGTPRKLMDISKMHALGWKHQVQLEEGIQKTYSWFLENIDQFKQMKM, from the coding sequence GTGAGTAAAGGCACCAAAATATATATAGCAGGACACAATGGTATGGTGGGAAGCGCCATCTGGCGAATGCTTACTGAAAAAGGCTATACTAACTTGATTGGAGTTTCCAGTAAGGAGTTGGACCTGAGGAAGCAACAGGAAGTTGCCGCTTTCATGGCCAATGAAAAACCGGAAGTTATTATTGATGCTGCTGCAAAAGTGGGCGGGATATTAGCGAACAATGATTTTCCATATCAATTTATTATGGAAAACATGCAAATACAGAATAATCTAATCGACACAGCATTGCAATCTGGTGTGGAGAAATTTATTTTTTTAGGAAGTTCTTGTATTTATCCAAAACGGGCACCACAACCTTTAAAAGAAGAGTATTTGTTAACAGATACTTTGGAGCCAACCAATGAATGGTACGCTATTGCAAAAATTACTGGAGTGAAAACCTGTCAGGCAATCAGAAAGCAATTTGGAAAGGATTATGTGAGTTTGATGCCTACAAATCTTTATGGTACTCATGATAATTTTGATTTGAATACGTCACATGTTTTACCGGCTATGATACGTAAATTTCATGAGGCTAAAATAAATAATAATGCTCCGGTTACCCTTTGGGGAAGCGGGACACCTATGAGGGAATTTCTGTTTGTGGATGATATGGCACAATCTGTTGTGTTTGCTTTAGAAAACAAACTGCCGGATTATTTATATAACATAGGTACGGGTGAGGATTTAACCATTAAGCAATTGTCAGAAACCATCCAAAAAATTATTGGGCATCAAGGGGAAATTATTTGGGATAGCAGCAAACCGGACGGGACTCCAAGAAAATTAATGGATATTTCCAAAATGCATGCTTTGGGATGGAAACATCAAGTACAATTAGAGGAAGGAATACAAAAGACCTACAGTTGGTTTTTAGAGAACATTGACCAGTTTAAGCAAATGAAGATGTAA
- a CDS encoding mannose-1-phosphate guanylyltransferase: protein MENKKSITHVILTGGVGSRLWPLSRKSQPKQYLDIFDGKSLFEMTVDRNRNIADKVMVVGNIDNCHLSRNVLEKSSTQYIDIIESTPRNTAAAIAFAAFASQPDDILIVTPSDHIIDDVVPYEKAINEAVEKALNGFIVTFGIVPTKPEIGYGYIERKGDDVVSFREKPNQVTAAAFIAKGNFLWNSGMFCFKASVLLEELKSFHPEVYEKSRIAWENNTAGNLDLDLSLDIPSISIDYAVMERSKKIKVVTSQFAWSDLGSFESVYDYLLTIGHKVDENGNMVIGTDNYTAFIGVKDTIFVYTPTANLILKKEFSQDVKSVYSALERANSDLLN from the coding sequence ATGGAAAACAAAAAATCAATTACACACGTCATTCTTACTGGAGGAGTAGGTAGTAGGTTATGGCCTTTATCACGAAAAAGTCAACCAAAACAATACCTGGATATATTTGACGGTAAATCTTTATTTGAAATGACTGTGGATCGGAACCGTAATATTGCTGATAAAGTGATGGTTGTCGGTAATATTGATAACTGTCATTTGAGTAGAAATGTTTTAGAAAAATCAAGTACACAATATATTGATATAATTGAATCAACTCCACGAAATACGGCTGCTGCTATTGCGTTTGCTGCTTTTGCTTCGCAACCGGATGATATATTAATTGTTACTCCATCAGATCATATTATTGATGATGTGGTCCCTTATGAAAAAGCAATTAATGAAGCGGTTGAGAAAGCATTAAATGGGTTTATCGTTACTTTTGGAATAGTACCTACAAAACCAGAAATTGGATACGGGTATATCGAGCGTAAAGGAGATGATGTAGTTTCTTTTAGAGAAAAACCCAACCAGGTTACTGCAGCTGCTTTTATAGCAAAAGGTAATTTTTTGTGGAATAGTGGGATGTTTTGTTTTAAAGCCAGTGTTTTATTGGAAGAGCTAAAATCTTTTCATCCTGAAGTATATGAAAAGTCAAGAATAGCATGGGAAAATAATACAGCAGGAAATTTAGATTTAGATTTATCTCTTGATATTCCTTCTATCAGCATTGATTATGCAGTAATGGAGCGAAGTAAAAAAATTAAAGTGGTTACGTCTCAATTTGCTTGGTCTGATTTGGGTTCTTTTGAATCGGTTTACGATTATTTATTGACTATTGGGCACAAAGTTGACGAAAACGGAAATATGGTGATTGGAACCGATAATTATACTGCTTTCATCGGGGTAAAAGATACCATATTCGTTTATACTCCTACTGCTAATTTAATTTTGAAAAAAGAGTTTTCACAAGATGTGAAAAGTGTGTATAGTGCATTAGAAAGAGCCAATTCTGATTTATTGAATTAA